The following is a genomic window from Candidatus Obscuribacter sp..
ACACGACTTGCTAGAGAAGACCATCCAATCCTGCATGACTGAAGCTGTTCGGACACAAGACGCTCCCTACCTGTTCGCTGCTCTTTTGGGCAACGAAGAGGCAGGCAGCGACGCCTGGCAGTTTCTCAAGAGAAACTGGCAAGACATGATCGCGCGCTATCCCGAAAACGGTGTAGTGCGTATGGTCGGTGCTGTCTCGGCTCTCGATAAAGCTGAGCTGGCAAAAGATGTAACTGAGTTTTTTGCCAAAAATCCTGTTAAGTCGGGAGATATGGCAGTAGCTCAAGCGCTCGAACAACTGAGCATCAATGTGCAGTTGCGTGAGCGCGAAGCCGACAATCTGAGTAAAGTAGCGCAAGCTGCTCTGGCTCAGGCTAAAGGCTAATACAGGCTGGCACAAGTCAGTTTAGACTGGCTCCAGGCTAGCTTGTAACACCAACAATCACCACAGACGGAGGACTCCAGACGGAGCCCTCCGTTTCGTTTCGCAACCGGGCAGGCATCCCGCCTACCCGCAACTGGTTCTAACAATCCTGAATTAAGGAGCAAAACACTATGTGCATGTACAAAAACTGCAGCCACCGCAATGGCGGTGACTTCTCTGCTACTGAAGTGATGCTTGGCAGCAAGTTCCGCCTGCCCCGCCATGTGCTGCCGCTTCACTATGATCTGGAGCTGACTCCGGACCTCGTCGCCCTGACCTTCTTTGGTGCGGTGGCAATCGACATCAAGGTCACAAAGGCCAGCTCGGAGATCTTGATCAACACCAAGGATCTGCGCCTGGGCCGCATCTCCATCGAAAACTCCAACGGCACCGTGCTGGAAGGCACTGCCGAGAACGACGATGAGTTGCAGCGCACTGCCATCAAGTTCGCCGGCAAGGTGGGCAAGGGCAAGTGGCGCCTCAAGATCAACTTCGCCGGTGTCCTCAACGATGAGTTGAAGGGCTTCTACCGCAGCACCTGGAAGGACGACAAGGGCGTCGAGCATGTCATCGCCACGACGCAGTTCGAGGCCACCGACGCTCGCCGCGCGTTCCCGTGCTTCGACGAGCCCAACATGAAGGCCACCTTCAAGGTCACCCTCAACGTGCCGCACGGCTACGAGGCGCTCTCGGCCATGCGTCCGACGAGCGAATCCACCATCTCGGTCGAATCCCCCGCGGAATTCACCGACAGCGGTGTGATGATGATGGAGCCCCGCTTGCTCAAGCGAGTGGAGTTTGCTGTCACCCCCAAGATGTCCACCTACTACCTGGCCTTCGTGGTCGGCGAGCTGGCTTGCGGCGGCAGCGTCATGTCGCGCGGCACCGAGCTGCGCTTCTGGACCATCCCGGGCATGGAAGACCAGCTCAAGTTTGCTCAGGGCGTCGGTGCGTTTGCCTTCGCCTGGCTGGAGGACTACTGCCAGACCAAGTACATCGGCGATGACAAAATCGACTTCGTGGCTGTCCCGGACTTCGCTGCCGGCGCCATGGAAAACCTCGGCTGCATCATCTACCGCATGACGGACCTGTGCCTCAACGAGGCCACCGCCACGCAGGATCAGCGCGAGCGTGTCGCTCACGTCGTCGTCCACGAGCTGGTGCACATGCGCTTCGGCGATGATGCCACCATGGACTGGTGGGACAACCTCTGGCTCAACGAGAGCTTTGCCACTCTGCTCGAAAACATGGGCGTCGACGCCATGTTCCCGGAGTGGAAGACCTGGAGCTCGTTTGCTCTGTCGCGCGCCAGTGCCTTTGGTCTCGACCAGCTGCACAGCACGCACTCCATCCAGGTGGCTGTCGACAACCCCTTCGAGATCGATCAGATCTTCGACCTGATCTCCTACGAGAAGGGTTGCAGCGTGCTGCGCATGCTGGAGCAGTTCATCGGGCCGGAAGCCTTCCGTGCGGGCGTGCGCATCTACTGCAAGCGTCATCACCTGGCCAACACCGTCGCTGACGACCTCTGGAACGCTCTCGATGAGGGCGCTGCCGCTTCGGGTCTGAAGATTTCGGTGCGCAACCTGATGGACAAGTGGGTCTTCACCCCCGGCCATCCGCTGGTCACCGTCGGTGTTTCGTCCTTGCCCGGCTGCATCAAGCTGACGCAGGATGAGTTCAAGGTGCTGAGCAAAGACGGCGCCAAAAAGCCGCTCTGGCCGATTCCGCTCAAGCTGCGCGCCAAGACTCGCGACGGCATCATCGAGCAGTCGCTGGTGTTCGGCGAGAAGAGCCATGACTATTACATCGGCGAAGGTGTCGAGTGGGTCGTGGTCAACGCTCATGGCGACGGGTTCTTCCGTGTCAGCTATGAGACCCAGATGTTGGCCAAGCTGTTGCCGGTGCTCAAGTCCGCGATGGGCCAAATCGAGCAGTACAACCTGCTCAACGACGCCTGGAGCGCCACTCGTGCGCTCAAGATGGACATCATCGACTACCTCAAGCTCGTGGACACCATGGGCTCTTCCGAGGACCCCAATGTCTGGCACCGCATCGCCGGTTCGCTGGGCTATCTGCACGACATCACCCACGGTCCCATCAAGGAAGCCGTGGCCGGCAAGGTGCGGGCGCTCTTCAAGCCGCTCTACGCCAAGCTGGGCATCGCTGCTGGTGCGGGCGAAGACACCAAGCGCATGGAACTCCGTGTGCGCGTGTTGCGTAGCCTCGGTGTCGTGGGCAACTACGCGCCGGTTATTGAAAACGCCAAGGCCATCTACGCCAAGTGGAAGGCCGATCCCAAGTCGGTCGACAGCGACGTCTTCGACGCCATGCTGTCGGTGCTCTGCGAGCATGGTGGCAACGCCATGTACGACGAGTTCGACGTGCTGCGCACCACGAGCCCGACGGCTCAGGAGTGCGAGAGCTTCATGTTCGCTCTGACGTCGTTCTCCGACCCGGCGCTGGTGCAGCGTTCGCTCGACCTGGTGTTGAGCGGCGGCATCACCAAGCAGTATGCGCCTTCCTTCCTTGCCTCTCTGTTGGGCAATCGGGAAGCGAGTGCTGTTGTCTGGCAGGCGACCAAGGACAACTGGAGCAAGATCAAGGGCATGTGGACCGAGTCCATGGTGGCTCGTCTCTTCGGTGCTCTGAGCGTCTTCGATACGGCGGCGCAGGAGGCTGATGTCTTGGCTTTCTTTGCTGCCAACCCGGTCGACTCCACCAAGATGAAGCTCGCTCAGGGTCTCGAGCAGCTTCGCATCAGCGTGCTGGTGCGTCAGTCCATCGATGCCTGCGAAGGTCCGGTGCTGCGCTACTTCCTGCCGTCGGATCAGGAAGGCTGCATCTCTCCGGATGTGGGCGCCGGTGACAAGGCTGACGGGACGGCAGGTGGCAAGGCGGCTGACGCTGCTGCGCCGTCGGGCGAGACTGCGGCCCAGACTTCGGCCAAGACTGCGACTCAGATTTCGGAAGGTTCCTCGGAGCCTTCTGGGGTCGACAACAAGTAAGACCCGAGGCAACACCTCTATCGAGTAGCTACCAAGCTGCTTGCAGGGATTGCTGAGGGAAGCTGCGGCAACGCAGTAGTAGGTAATTGGCGAGGGTGGGGTCACGTTGTGGCTCCACCCTCTTGCCTTGTGTTTATTACATCAGTCGGTGCCCAGTGCATTCCGACGCAATCTCAAATGAGGACACTAACATGATCTGGATAGTCTTCGCATCAACCCTGGCCCTGCTAGGTGGTCTGGCCGGATGGACCTCTGGCGGTGCCACGTCCGCTCTGGCCTTCACCATTGTGGGCGCGGCAATCGCTCTGAGCGTCCGTGACATCAAGCGCCACAATCATTCGATTATGGGCTTGACCATCATCACAACCACAATTGGTTGCCAGTACGCCGGTATCGAATACGGTATCGTGCTCGGCATCCTCTCGGTGGCTGTGCAAATTTCAATCAACGAATTCGTGCAGCGGCAGAGTCCTGTCTTGCCGGTTTCGCTTGGTTTCACCTTCCTGGCCTGGTGGCTGGGTTGGCACTATGTCAGCGAGATGGCGGGTCTGATTTTCGCCCTGCTCGCTTTCCTGGTGCAAGTGGCGGTGCACGATTTCTTCATCGATAGCCGTCATGCCATTCGCCGCAATTTCCCGCTGATTGGCTGGTGCCGCTATGGCCTCGAGCTTATCGGCGCGGAGCTGAGGCAGTACTGGTTTATGAGCGACACCGAGGAAGCGCCCTACAATCGCATCACTCGCAGCTACATCTACCGTTCTGCCAAAGGCATCAACAACAATCTCGGCTTCGGCACTCAGCGTAAGTACAAAGAGGTCGGCGAGATTCACGTGTTGCCTGGCATGTTTCCCATCCCCGACACCGAGCGTCAGGGCAATCGCCTGCCGCCGCTCATCATCGGACCAAAGCGTCGTAAGCCCTACGCCTGCGCCTGGCCGATAAACATCTCCGGCATGAGCTGGGGTGCGCTGTCAGAAGAAGCAGTGCGTGCGCTTTCGAGCGGTGCCAAACTGGCCAATATCCACATGGCCACTGGTGAAGGCGGTCTCACGCCCTTTCACCTGGATGGTGTCGTGAAGCGTGTCGAGACTGCTGATAGCCTGCGCAACTCGCTGGGCAAGATGGTCTCGCGCGTCACCTTTGGCCTGGTCAAAGAGCCGGCTTCTCCCGTGCGTGAAATCGTCGGTGGTGGTCGCATCATCGTGCAGCTCGGGCCGGCCAAGTTTGGCTTCCGCAAGTCGGTCACCCGGGCCACGGCTGAACAGCTGTTGCGCGGTATCTACCGCTTTGCTGGCCAGTCTCCCGAGGCACCGTTTACCATGCTTGACCTGGATAAGGTCAGGAAGGTGGCGGAAAATGATCAGATCGTGGGCTTTGAGCTGAAGCTGGCGCAGGGTGCAAAACCCGGTCAGGGCGGCAAGTTGCCCAAAGAAAAGATCACTGCGCAGCTGGCTGAATGGCGCGGCATCCCCATGGGTGAGGACTGCTACAGTCCTAATGCCTGGGATGAGTTTAACGATGTGCCGTCGCTCTTCCGTTTTGTCACGCTGATGCAAGAAACCACTGGCAAGCCGGTGGGCATCAAGATTGTGGTGGGACGTGATGAGGCTGTGCGTGACATCGCTCGCCACATGAAGGAAACTGGTGAAGCGCCCGACTGGATCACCGTCGATGGTGGCGAGGGCGGCACTGGTGCGGCACCTGTGGACCTGGCTGACCGTGCCGGTCTGCCTATCCTGCATGCCATCCCCAAGGTGGATACCATCTTGCGCGAAGAAGGTGTGCGCGATATGACTGTCATCGTCGCTAGCGGTCAAATCGCTCGTGGTGACGACGTCGCCATTGCCATTGCGATGGGTGCAGACATGGTCAACATCGGCCGCGGCAATCTCATTGCCGAAGGCTGCATCATGGCTCTGCGTTGCCACACCAACCAGTGCCCCACTGGTATCACAACGCAAGACCCGCGTCTGCGTCGTGGTCTCGATCCGCAAGACAAGTACGTCAAGGTGGCCAACTACAACATGGTTCTGCAGCGTTCGCTGCTCATGTTTATGAAGACCGCCTGCGTGCGCACCCCCTGGGAGTTGACCCGGGCGCATCTGTCAGTAGTGATGGAGCCCATGGTCGAAAAGCGCCTCGATGAAGTCCACCCCTACCCGGATGGCTCCAACGGCAAGCGCAACCCGGTGCTCGGTGCATTGCCTGTGGACGATGAAGCGCAAGCTGATCGTTTTGGTCCCAAGCTGATCAAAATCGAGCAGGTGCGCTAGCCGCCTCTGTAGTTTGAAGTAACCAACGCTTGCCAGGGGAGGTAGCAATATCTCCTCTGGCAATGTTTTTTCTCATATGCAAATTGTCCCTCGGGGCAAAGTAATTTGTGAGGCAAAAATGCCCAACGACCCTATCGTTTACATACAGGCAATAGGGGTTGTCATTGCGTTTCTAACGCTGTGGCATTTCCGCTATCGCCTTGAGCGCGAGCACGTCATGTATAAGACGCCTTTGCCGCGCCTCTGTCACACTGTCGCTTATGTACGCGCTTACAAGGAGGCAGACTACCTGATCAAGATCAGGCGTGTTGCCGGTACGCTTGTGACGTTTGCGGCGGGCTTTTCGATGGTCATCTGGATGATGGCTTTCGATAATTTCCATCCGATTTCGCTAGGATTGTTCTACGCCGCTGGTTTTATCATGGTGAGCCGCATTTTTCTTGGGCTCGCCTATGACGCCAAAAACAGCACCGCGCGCGGTACAACCAGATGGTATATCGCCAGACGCTACGCCGATGTGATTCATCCACAAGCCTGGGAAAATCCGGAAGCAGCTGCAGCCGGACAGCTTCCCCTTCAAGTAGGCGGCAGCGCATTCACGCCCCTGCTCAAGGTCAATCTAAGCTCCTCACTGTCGACTCGTTCGGAATTTGTCGAGGAAGCACAGGCCAGCGAGCTTGAACCAGCGCTCGCTCTCAAGCGTGCTCTTGCCTCCTGCAAGAGTGGCTCGCCTCCTGAGGTTGGCACTGCTGTGCTGGTCGCCAGCAAGGACGCTGCTCGCGTGTTGCACGTGTACACTGCGCTTGTGACAGCTGTCGAGCCCTGTCAGATTGTCGGTACGCCCTCAGTTGGTGTGCGACTTTTTGCCACCATGGCTGATGGCGTGTTGCCGCCCTGGACCATTACTGCTGCCGGTACGCAATTTGTCGGAGCCCGCATGGCTGTGGCTTTTGCGGACAGCGATCAGACTGGTGAAATGATCGAATGGATGGCTACTCCCGATACCGTCCACGTGCTCCTGGCGTCCATCTACGGTCTCAGCGACCTGGACCGTGATGCCATCAATGAGCTGATCAACCCCGGTACCCCTGCGGGAAATCTGATTTTGCGCAAGCGAAGTCATCCACGGGACCTGACTAAGAGCTGGTCCTAAAGTCAACATGCAACAAGAGGACTTACCTGATGAGTGACCCTGTCACGACAAACGGCGCAGACGCAACCGCTAACCCGGTGGTCAGCGCTCCCGGTAAGACTGTCACCCTCACCGACGCTACCTACGAGTCCGTTGTGATTCAATCGGAGTTGCCGGTGGTGGTCGACTTCTGGGCTCAGTACTGCCAGCCCTGCCTGGCCATTGCGCCGGCTCTCGAGATGCTCGCCGAGGAATTCGCCGGTCGTCTCGTCATCGCCAAGCTCAATTGCGAGGACTATCCTGAGCTTAAGGAAAAGCTCGGCATTCGCGGCATTCCGCACCTGCTCGTCTATCACAAGGGCGAGATCATCAAGCGTCACGTTGGCAGCGCACCGCGCTCGACCTTCCGGGCGCTGTTTGAGTCCACTCTCG
Proteins encoded in this region:
- a CDS encoding M1 family metallopeptidase, encoding MYKNCSHRNGGDFSATEVMLGSKFRLPRHVLPLHYDLELTPDLVALTFFGAVAIDIKVTKASSEILINTKDLRLGRISIENSNGTVLEGTAENDDELQRTAIKFAGKVGKGKWRLKINFAGVLNDELKGFYRSTWKDDKGVEHVIATTQFEATDARRAFPCFDEPNMKATFKVTLNVPHGYEALSAMRPTSESTISVESPAEFTDSGVMMMEPRLLKRVEFAVTPKMSTYYLAFVVGELACGGSVMSRGTELRFWTIPGMEDQLKFAQGVGAFAFAWLEDYCQTKYIGDDKIDFVAVPDFAAGAMENLGCIIYRMTDLCLNEATATQDQRERVAHVVVHELVHMRFGDDATMDWWDNLWLNESFATLLENMGVDAMFPEWKTWSSFALSRASAFGLDQLHSTHSIQVAVDNPFEIDQIFDLISYEKGCSVLRMLEQFIGPEAFRAGVRIYCKRHHLANTVADDLWNALDEGAAASGLKISVRNLMDKWVFTPGHPLVTVGVSSLPGCIKLTQDEFKVLSKDGAKKPLWPIPLKLRAKTRDGIIEQSLVFGEKSHDYYIGEGVEWVVVNAHGDGFFRVSYETQMLAKLLPVLKSAMGQIEQYNLLNDAWSATRALKMDIIDYLKLVDTMGSSEDPNVWHRIAGSLGYLHDITHGPIKEAVAGKVRALFKPLYAKLGIAAGAGEDTKRMELRVRVLRSLGVVGNYAPVIENAKAIYAKWKADPKSVDSDVFDAMLSVLCEHGGNAMYDEFDVLRTTSPTAQECESFMFALTSFSDPALVQRSLDLVLSGGITKQYAPSFLASLLGNREASAVVWQATKDNWSKIKGMWTESMVARLFGALSVFDTAAQEADVLAFFAANPVDSTKMKLAQGLEQLRISVLVRQSIDACEGPVLRYFLPSDQEGCISPDVGAGDKADGTAGGKAADAAAPSGETAAQTSAKTATQISEGSSEPSGVDNK
- a CDS encoding FMN-binding glutamate synthase family protein; the encoded protein is MAVHDFFIDSRHAIRRNFPLIGWCRYGLELIGAELRQYWFMSDTEEAPYNRITRSYIYRSAKGINNNLGFGTQRKYKEVGEIHVLPGMFPIPDTERQGNRLPPLIIGPKRRKPYACAWPINISGMSWGALSEEAVRALSSGAKLANIHMATGEGGLTPFHLDGVVKRVETADSLRNSLGKMVSRVTFGLVKEPASPVREIVGGGRIIVQLGPAKFGFRKSVTRATAEQLLRGIYRFAGQSPEAPFTMLDLDKVRKVAENDQIVGFELKLAQGAKPGQGGKLPKEKITAQLAEWRGIPMGEDCYSPNAWDEFNDVPSLFRFVTLMQETTGKPVGIKIVVGRDEAVRDIARHMKETGEAPDWITVDGGEGGTGAAPVDLADRAGLPILHAIPKVDTILREEGVRDMTVIVASGQIARGDDVAIAIAMGADMVNIGRGNLIAEGCIMALRCHTNQCPTGITTQDPRLRRGLDPQDKYVKVANYNMVLQRSLLMFMKTACVRTPWELTRAHLSVVMEPMVEKRLDEVHPYPDGSNGKRNPVLGALPVDDEAQADRFGPKLIKIEQVR